In the genome of Persephonella sp. KM09-Lau-8, one region contains:
- a CDS encoding type 1 glutamine amidotransferase, which produces MRIQYFQHVPYETPANIFRWAKDRDITQIKGTHLYKNEPFPDFSSFDALVIMGGPMGVYDKDRYPFLKKEKVFIENAIKLGKKVLGVCLGAQLIAEVMGSKIYKCENKEIGWFPVFKTDKAEKSKYFYDFPQEVEVFHWHGDTFDIPAGTIHTFYSEGCPNQAFETEDGKVVALQFHFEVDLESVKKWIKEGENELKQEGKYIQKPEEMTSDYKKFIQLENHLYRFLDRFFSF; this is translated from the coding sequence ATGAGAATCCAATATTTTCAACATGTTCCTTATGAAACACCTGCAAATATATTCAGATGGGCAAAAGACAGGGATATAACTCAAATAAAAGGAACTCATCTATATAAAAATGAACCATTTCCAGATTTTTCATCCTTTGATGCCCTTGTGATAATGGGTGGTCCTATGGGAGTTTATGATAAAGACAGATACCCATTTCTAAAAAAAGAAAAAGTTTTTATAGAAAATGCAATAAAACTTGGCAAAAAAGTTCTGGGAGTGTGTCTTGGGGCTCAACTGATTGCAGAAGTTATGGGGAGTAAAATTTATAAATGTGAAAATAAAGAGATTGGATGGTTTCCTGTTTTCAAAACAGATAAAGCTGAGAAATCCAAATACTTTTACGATTTTCCACAGGAAGTAGAAGTCTTCCACTGGCATGGAGATACATTTGATATTCCGGCAGGCACAATACACACATTCTATAGTGAAGGATGTCCTAATCAGGCTTTTGAAACAGAAGATGGAAAAGTAGTTGCCCTTCAGTTTCACTTTGAGGTTGATTTAGAAAGCGTAAAGAAATGGATTAAAGAAGGGGAAAATGAACTTAAACAGGAAGGAAAATATATCCAGAAACCTGAAGAGATGACTTCTGATTACAAAAAATTTATCCAGCTGGAAAACCATCTTTACCGATTTTTGGACAGATTCTTTTCTTTTTAA
- a CDS encoding type II toxin-antitoxin system VapC family toxin encodes MGYIIDTDVCIDFLKNKDYAVNLFSEILNENCYISILTQYELLKGAFTPQQQKIIQDFVKLIEIINLDGNIIKTGAEFYRKYRKKGITLSNIDCLIMATAKEKNLKMITRNVKHYPALELLSEFSKNLL; translated from the coding sequence ATGGGATACATAATAGACACTGATGTTTGTATAGATTTTCTAAAAAATAAAGATTATGCAGTAAATCTTTTTTCAGAAATTCTAAATGAAAATTGTTATATAAGTATATTAACTCAGTATGAACTATTAAAAGGAGCTTTTACACCACAACAACAAAAGATAATCCAAGATTTTGTAAAGCTGATAGAAATAATAAATTTAGATGGAAACATTATAAAAACTGGAGCTGAGTTTTACAGAAAATACAGAAAAAAAGGTATTACACTTTCTAATATTGATTGTTTAATAATGGCAACTGCAAAAGAAAAAAATTTAAAAATGATTACAAGAAATGTTAAACACTATCCTGCGTTGGAACTTCTGTCGGAATTTTCTAAAAATTTACTTTAA
- a CDS encoding L,D-transpeptidase: MIKSLVMYFILAVLLLIQAAFSEDFNALLNDALTQAEQESLDRDYIIALRSFNDGLYQMAIHHGLKALKKISSVSQKEDLVYMLSIAYAKTDQRKKLLNLFNRYINSKFSTDTKMRIFVVVNNYFIDKGAYKISRYIKKKAAHLLKTEKQVYDITTPEYQRFDPGINIFKLQEDNLIGWNELYISKENTTIIEIAKKLDLGYDELRIANPHVNPFDVQKGMAVFIPRRRLLPEQNFEFGTIYINLSEKRLYYPLIIDEDAYVITFPVGIGVDDKKSPVGEFKITQKKEHPEWVVPKSIREENPNLPPVVPPGPDNPLGVRAMRLGHTDYLLHGTSKKFGIGMKVSHGCIRMYNSDVIRLFDIVPKGTKVVITEKDYKVYKNHNVYVEIFSLNENDKNQILKLLREKGTNISSHLIEFYGKEKRGYAIPLLP, translated from the coding sequence ATGATAAAATCTTTAGTTATGTATTTTATTTTAGCAGTTTTATTACTTATACAGGCAGCTTTTTCAGAGGATTTTAATGCTCTCCTGAATGATGCACTTACTCAGGCTGAACAGGAGAGCTTAGATAGAGATTATATTATTGCTTTAAGGTCTTTTAATGATGGATTGTATCAAATGGCTATACACCATGGCCTTAAAGCCTTGAAAAAAATCAGCTCAGTTTCCCAAAAAGAAGACCTTGTTTATATGTTATCGATTGCCTATGCAAAAACAGACCAGAGAAAAAAATTACTTAATCTATTTAACAGGTATATAAACTCTAAATTTTCCACAGACACAAAAATGAGAATCTTTGTTGTGGTTAATAACTATTTTATAGACAAAGGCGCATACAAGATTAGTAGATATATAAAGAAAAAGGCAGCCCATCTGCTTAAAACAGAAAAACAGGTTTACGATATAACAACTCCAGAGTATCAAAGATTTGACCCTGGGATTAATATCTTTAAGCTTCAGGAAGATAATCTTATAGGATGGAATGAACTTTATATATCAAAGGAAAATACAACAATTATAGAAATCGCTAAAAAGCTTGACCTTGGATATGATGAACTAAGGATTGCCAATCCGCATGTTAACCCGTTTGATGTTCAAAAAGGAATGGCTGTTTTCATCCCAAGAAGAAGACTTCTACCTGAACAAAATTTTGAATTTGGAACTATTTATATAAATCTTTCAGAAAAAAGGCTTTATTATCCTCTAATAATAGATGAAGATGCTTATGTTATAACTTTTCCTGTTGGAATTGGGGTTGATGATAAAAAATCCCCTGTAGGAGAGTTTAAGATCACCCAGAAAAAAGAACATCCAGAATGGGTCGTTCCAAAATCCATCAGAGAAGAAAACCCTAATTTACCTCCTGTAGTTCCGCCTGGACCTGATAATCCCCTTGGTGTAAGGGCAATGAGGCTTGGACATACAGATTATCTGCTGCATGGAACAAGTAAAAAATTTGGTATTGGGATGAAAGTAAGCCATGGATGTATAAGAATGTATAACAGCGATGTTATCAGATTATTTGATATAGTCCCAAAAGGAACAAAGGTTGTTATTACGGAAAAAGATTATAAAGTTTACAAAAATCATAATGTTTATGTAGAAATATTTAGCCTGAACGAAAATGATAAGAACCAAATTTTGAAACTCTTAAGAGAAAAAGGAACAAATATATCATCCCATCTAATAGAATTCTATGGAAAAGAAAAAAGGGGATATGCAATCCCCCTTTTACCTTGA
- a CDS encoding APC family permease, with amino-acid sequence MRKIGFWEAYSIGVGGMIGGGIFAVLGLTILLAKGAAPVAFIFAGIIALLTSYSYAKLSVRYPSEGGTVEYLVRAFGNNIFTAYLNTLLLASYVIMLSLYSYAFGSYASALFLGHEIELAKKLFIVLVIIFFTVINAFGAYISGKAEDVMVFMKVGILLFFSALGFLTGDFSKLSPEHWENILKIMTGGLIIFLAYEGFELIANTAQDIEDPERTLPKAFYAAVTTVIFVYVLVSAVAVANLTYEEVQKYQDYALAVAAKPFLGQAGFVLIGIAALLSTASAINATLYGSARVSYLVAKFGALPKNITKHVWKHATEGLFILAILTIIFATTFNLENISIAGSLGFLIIFAGVNLANVKLAYYTDSNRLISLIAFLLCVISIVVLIGYNLKTNPDALGSSIVVLVLTLLFEITYRFFTKVRLQEYIDWRLKESENLIKSYEKILPEISRKIKEKYNNPEVYLIGKLVEKGKEKAGHINLVVITDKKIKNKTEEENKIKTLLNLAKHHPVHIKFLSRGEKEKLPETAKKIQ; translated from the coding sequence ATGAGAAAAATAGGTTTCTGGGAAGCTTATTCAATCGGTGTTGGTGGTATGATAGGTGGTGGCATTTTTGCTGTTCTCGGTTTGACTATTCTACTTGCTAAAGGAGCTGCACCTGTTGCTTTTATATTTGCAGGAATAATAGCCCTTCTTACATCTTATTCTTATGCAAAATTATCAGTTAGATATCCATCTGAGGGTGGAACTGTTGAATATTTAGTGAGAGCCTTTGGGAATAATATTTTTACTGCATATCTCAACACCCTATTACTTGCCAGTTATGTAATTATGCTTTCTCTATACTCTTATGCTTTTGGCAGTTATGCCTCTGCCTTATTTTTAGGACACGAAATAGAACTGGCAAAAAAATTATTTATTGTTTTAGTAATTATTTTCTTTACTGTAATAAATGCATTTGGGGCTTACATAAGTGGAAAAGCCGAAGATGTAATGGTTTTTATGAAGGTTGGCATATTGCTGTTTTTCTCTGCCCTTGGATTTTTAACAGGTGATTTTTCAAAACTATCTCCAGAACACTGGGAAAACATCCTGAAAATAATGACAGGAGGGTTAATCATATTCCTTGCTTATGAGGGCTTTGAGCTTATTGCAAATACAGCACAGGATATAGAAGACCCAGAGAGAACTCTTCCCAAAGCCTTTTATGCTGCCGTAACAACGGTAATTTTCGTTTATGTCCTTGTTTCTGCTGTAGCTGTAGCAAATTTGACATATGAAGAAGTTCAAAAATATCAGGATTATGCCCTTGCTGTAGCTGCAAAACCATTTTTAGGACAGGCTGGATTTGTTCTTATTGGAATTGCTGCACTTTTATCAACTGCATCTGCTATAAATGCCACTCTTTACGGAAGTGCACGGGTAAGCTATCTGGTAGCAAAATTTGGTGCATTACCCAAAAATATAACAAAACATGTATGGAAACACGCAACAGAAGGACTTTTTATACTTGCTATTTTAACAATCATATTTGCCACAACATTTAATCTGGAAAATATATCCATTGCAGGTAGTTTAGGATTTTTAATCATATTTGCAGGAGTGAATCTTGCAAATGTAAAACTTGCCTATTATACAGATTCAAATAGATTGATATCTCTAATAGCATTTTTATTATGTGTGATATCTATTGTGGTTCTAATTGGATATAATCTCAAAACAAACCCTGATGCCCTTGGATCTTCTATTGTAGTCCTTGTATTAACTCTTTTATTTGAGATTACATACAGATTTTTTACAAAAGTTCGATTACAGGAATATATAGATTGGAGACTAAAAGAAAGTGAAAATTTAATTAAAAGTTATGAAAAAATACTTCCTGAAATAAGCCGAAAGATAAAAGAAAAATATAATAATCCAGAAGTATATCTAATAGGTAAACTTGTCGAAAAAGGTAAGGAAAAAGCAGGACATATAAATTTAGTTGTTATTACCGATAAAAAGATAAAAAATAAAACAGAAGAAGAAAACAAAATAAAAACATTGCTTAATTTGGCAAAACATCATCCAGTTCATATAAAATTTTTAAGTAGGGGAGAAAAAGAAAAATTACCCGAAACTGCCAAAAAAATTCAATAA
- a CDS encoding type II toxin-antitoxin system CcdA family antitoxin: MSVIKKTISIPEDVYKEAREFSENFSQIVKEALEDYLKKKKKEKILSMAGSLKDWEIKEGLEYENKAREEDIRTQKEREKEWDT, translated from the coding sequence ATGAGTGTAATTAAAAAAACTATTTCTATCCCTGAGGATGTTTACAAAGAAGCAAGAGAATTTTCAGAAAATTTTAGTCAGATAGTAAAAGAAGCACTTGAAGATTATTTAAAGAAAAAGAAAAAAGAAAAAATTTTGTCAATGGCGGGAAGTCTAAAAGATTGGGAAATAAAAGAGGGCTTGGAATATGAAAATAAAGCAAGAGAAGAGGATATTAGAACCCAAAAAGAAAGAGAAAAAGAATGGGATACATAA
- the folK gene encoding 2-amino-4-hydroxy-6-hydroxymethyldihydropteridine diphosphokinase produces MEKIFLALGSNIGNRQENINQAIKFLSTKILDIKQATIYESKAIGYENQPDFLNTAISGYTDLSPEELLKFIKQVEEQTGRIKRFRWGPREIDIDILFYGNLVLEKENLIIPHPRIHERDFVLKPLCDLEPEFIHPVLKKTIKELLNNLQEKSIIGKITKSNY; encoded by the coding sequence TTGGAAAAAATATTTCTTGCTTTAGGTTCAAATATCGGCAATAGACAGGAAAACATAAATCAAGCAATAAAGTTTTTATCTACTAAAATCTTAGACATCAAACAGGCTACTATTTATGAATCAAAAGCTATAGGCTACGAAAACCAGCCTGATTTTTTGAACACGGCTATATCTGGATATACAGATTTATCTCCTGAAGAGTTATTAAAATTTATAAAACAGGTTGAGGAACAAACAGGAAGGATAAAAAGATTTAGATGGGGTCCCAGAGAGATAGATATTGACATCCTGTTTTATGGAAACCTCGTTTTAGAAAAAGAAAACCTGATTATTCCCCATCCCCGTATTCATGAAAGGGATTTTGTCCTGAAACCTCTTTGCGACTTAGAACCTGAGTTTATCCATCCTGTTTTAAAAAAAACAATCAAAGAGCTTCTTAATAATCTTCAGGAAAAATCTATAATCGGAAAAATTACAAAAAGCAATTATTAA
- a CDS encoding HAD family hydrolase, translating into MENLKSRALKIKWCILDVDGVLTDGKIIYDSQGNELKQFNVKDGLGINLLHKAGIKTAIITSRNSPIVKKRASELGITEVIQNAKNKLEAYGYLKEKYNIADEEVLYVGDDLVDIPILKRVGFPVCVKDAVNELKDLVAYVTRKKGGEGAVREIAELILKLQGKYEEVIKDYYR; encoded by the coding sequence ATGGAAAATCTTAAAAGTAGAGCATTAAAAATAAAGTGGTGCATTCTCGATGTTGATGGCGTTCTGACAGATGGTAAAATCATTTATGATTCTCAAGGAAATGAATTAAAACAATTTAATGTAAAAGATGGTCTTGGAATAAATCTTCTTCATAAAGCTGGTATTAAAACAGCTATTATCACCAGCCGTAATTCTCCTATAGTGAAAAAAAGAGCTTCAGAACTGGGAATAACAGAAGTTATCCAGAATGCAAAAAACAAGCTTGAAGCATACGGATATTTAAAGGAAAAATACAATATTGCAGATGAAGAAGTTTTATATGTCGGTGATGATTTAGTTGATATACCTATTTTAAAAAGGGTTGGTTTTCCTGTTTGTGTGAAAGATGCTGTAAATGAGCTTAAAGATTTGGTTGCTTATGTTACCAGAAAAAAAGGCGGAGAAGGAGCTGTAAGAGAAATAGCAGAGCTAATTTTAAAATTACAGGGGAAATATGAAGAGGTAATAAAGGATTATTACAGGTAA